The nucleotide sequence TCGGGCTGATCGGCGGCCGTGCGGGCTGCTACGGCGGCGGCGGGTTGCTCGCCGCGTGCTGCTCGGCGCTTGCGGTATCGGAGCAGGGCCGCATCAGCGTGTCGGGCCCCGAAGTGATCGAGACCAATCGCGGCGTCGAGGAATTCGATGCGAAGGATCGCGCGCTGATCTGGCGCACGATGGGCGGCAAGCACCGACGGCTGATCGGTGGTGCGGATCGCTACGTGGCCGACACGCCCGCTGCGTTCCGTGCAGCGGCGCTCGCGCTGATCGGCCGTGCACCGAAGTTCGATGCGGCGATGCTGCGCGCGGAGCAGGCCCGCCTCGAAGCGCGGGTCGAACGGTTCGGCGCATGCAAGGATGCGCTCGACGTGTGGCGTGCGCTGCGCGCATCGGCGCCGGAAGCGATCCCGGGGATGCCGGACGATGCGTTCGCCGCGCTCGCGGACCAACTGCAGGAGAGCCCGCATGACGCTCGATGAAGTATTGAGTTCACTGTTCCCGCAAGGCCATTCGATCGCCCGTCACGGCGGGCTGCTGACCGGCCACGCGGAACTGGCCGGCACACGCGTCGACGTGATCGGCGTCGCCGACCGTTTGCCGTTCGGCATCGACGAGGCGCTGACGCTCGCGTCACACGTGCTCGACACGATCGCACGCGGCGACGACACGCCGATCCTCGTACTGGTCGACAGCGACAGCCAGCGGATGAGCAAGCGTGACGAACTGCTCGGCCTGAACGAAGGGCTGTCGCATCTCGCGAAGTGCCTGATGCACGCGGATCTCGCCGGGCACCGGACGATCGGCGTGCTGTATGGCCACACGGCCGCGGGCGCGTTCATCGCGACCGCGCTCGCGACGCGCACGCTGCTCGCGGTGCCGGGCGCAGAGCCGGAGGTGATGGACCTGCCGTCGATGTCGCGCGTGACCAAGCTGCCGATCGACGTGCTGAAGGAGATGTCGCGCTCGACGCCGGTGTTCGCGCCGGGGCTCGACAATCTCGTGAAGATGGGCGCCGTCGACGCCGTGCTCGATCCGGCCCGCTCGCTCGACGCGCAGGTCGTTGCATGGCTCGGCAAGCCGGCCGACCGCGTCGACCGGCGTGCGTCACGCGGCCGGCCGGTTGCCGCCGACGTCGCCCGGCGCGTCGAGGCACTCGCGCGTGCCGCACGCTGAGCTGCCGCTGCGCCGCCACACGCTCGTCACGCTGACGGCGGCGGGGTGGGGCGCGGCATTCGCGCGCGATCCCGCGCTCGCAGCCGATCCGCTCGTGCGTGCGTGGGCCGAGCGCGGCTGGCCGCTGATCGTGCGCCGCGCGTCGCCCGACGAGGCCGATGCCGGTCGCGTGCCGCTTGGCCTGCCGCTGCCGCCTTCCGCGGGCAAGCGGCGCATCGCGCTGAACGCGGCGGCCGACGCGCTCGCGACGGTCGGCCCGCTGCCCGCGTTGTCCGACGTGCTTGTCGCCGCGCCCGACGCATGGCGCACGGCGTTGCGCGAGCTCGATGCGCTCGGCGTGCGTTACGGTGTGCCGGGCCGCGTGTTCGGCAGCCTCGCATGGCAGGCGCTGACGGGCGAACCCTACCTGGGGACGTCGTCCGATCTCGACATCGTGTTCCCGCTGCCGGACCCTGCGTCGCTCGCGCCGCTGCTCGACGGCCTCGCGGCGATCGACGCGCGCGCGCCGATGCGCATCGACGGCGAACTGCTGCGCGACGACGGCGCGGGCGTCAACTGGCGCGAACTGCACACGCGGCAGCGTGAAGTCGCGGTCAAGACCGCGATCAGCGTCGAACTGATGCCGGCCGACGCATTCATCGGAGGTATGCGATGAGTGCATGGGCTGCCTGCCGCGTACCGGCGCCGTCCGAAGCCGAGCGCATCGCCGAACTGGCCGAGCGCAGCCTCGTGCTCGAGATCGAGACCTATCCGAAGCCGGGGCTTGTCAGTCACGTCGACACCGGCAGTCACACCGACATGGACGCCGCGACGTTCGCCCGCAGCGCCGCCGTGCTGCGGCCGTACTTCGCCGAATTGGCGGATGCGGGCGCGCGCGATGCGGACATGGCCGTACTGCGCAAGATCGGCCTGCGTGCCGAGCACGCGATGCTTGCCGCGACCGGTGGCGTCAACACGCATCGCGGCGCGATATTCGGGCTCGGGCTGCTGTGCGCGGCAGCCGGTCGGCGCGCGATGCCGGGGACGATGCCGGCCGGAATGACGCTCGGTGCGATCGTCTCCCGCCGCTGGGGTGCCGATATCCTCGGTGGCCCTCGCTTGCCCGACAGCCACGGCGAACGCGCGAGCCGCCGCTACGGCGTCGGCGGTGCACGTCGCGAGGCGGCCGACGGTTTCACGACCGTCTATGCGGTCGGGCTGCCCGCGCTGCGTCGCGCGCAGCGTGACCTGCCGGGCGATCCGGAAGCCGCGCGCGTCGATGCATGCTTCGCGCTGATCGCCGCGCTCGACGATACGAACCTGCTGCACCGGGGCGGGCAGGCCGGCCTCGAGTTCGCGCGGGTAACCGCACGCGCGTTCGTGGCACGTGGCGGCGTGCGGGCGCGCGACTGGCGGCTGCGCGCGGCCGCCGCGCATCGGGCGTTCGTGGCACGGCGGCTGAGCCCGGGCGGCGCGGCCGACCTGCTCGCGATGAGCGTCTTCGTCGATGCGCTCGAAATTGACGAGGGCGCGCGATGACGCTGGCCATCCTCTGTTCGGGGCAGGGCGCGCAGCGCGCCGACATGTTCGACCTGACCGGCGCCGCGCCGCAGGCCGGCGCGCTGTTCGCGCACGCCGGCCGGCTCCTCGGCGACGATCCGCGCGCGTGGGTCCGGCAGGCCGGGCCGGACGCGCTGCGCGAGAACCGTGCCGCGCAGATTCTCTGCACGGTCCAGGCGCTCGCCGCCGCCGCGCTGCTCGACGCGGTGTGGCCGCGCCGGCGCTGCGTCGCCGGCTACAGCGTCGGCGAAGTCGTATCGTGGAGCGTCGCGGGAATGATCGAGCCGGGCGCCGCGCTCGACCTGGCCGACGCGCGTGCGCGCGCGATGGATGCCGCGAGCGGCGGCGACGAGCGGATGGTGTTCGTACGCGGCCTGACGCGTGCCCAACTCGCGCGGTTGTGCGACGGCCGCGACGCGGCGATCGCGATCGCGAATCCCGGCGACGCGTTCGTGGTCGCGGGGCGGCAGGCCGATGTCGACGCGGTGGCCGACGATGCGTCGCGCGCCGGCGCGCTGCGCGTCGCGCCCGTCTGCGTGCGGATCGCGTCGCACACGCGTCGGCTCGCCGCGGCCGTGCCGGTGTTTCGCGCGTCGCTCGCCGCGACCGACGTACGGCGGCCGCTGCCCGGCACGCGGCTGTTTTCGGGGATCGATGGCGCATCGGTGCTGGACGTCGGCGCCGGCCTCGACAAGCTTGCGCGGCAGGTCGCGGAGCCGGTCGAGTGGGCGGCCTGTCTGGCGGCGTGCGTGGAGGCCGGTGCGACCGCGTTCCTCGAGCTCGGTCCTGGCCGCGCGCTGGCCGAGATGGCCGGTGGTGCCTATCCGGCGCTGCCGGCGCGCAGCCTCGCGGATTTCCGCTCCGTCGACGGCGTGGCGAGCTGGCTCTCACGCGTCGCGGCGGGCTGATCGGCCGCATGAAAAACGCGCGCTGGCCCGTTCGCCAGGCACCCGTTTTGCGCTGTGTGTTGCGCCGGCGCAGCAGCCTCTCAGGTGGTGCTTGCCACGCGAATTGGCGTCGCTACAATGGCGCCCGCCATGAGACCAGCCGCCTTCCTTCTCGCCGCGCTTTGCTGCGCGGCGAGCGCCCACGCCAGCCAGATTCCGTCCGATGCCGCATCGGTCGGCACATACTTTTCGTATGACAATGCAGCGGCCGACGCGACCGTCGACCTGATCGGGCAGGCGCAGCGCCGCGTGCTGCTGGCCGGCTACACGCACGTGCCGCCGGCGGTCGCGAGCGCGCTGCGTGCGGCCCGCGCGCGCGGGGTCGAGGTGCGTGTCGTGCTCGTGCGTTCGCCGCGCGCGGGCCGGTACAGCGGCGCGGGCTATCTGAAATCTTCCGGTATCGACGTGGCGATCGATTCGCGGCACGGCGATCCCGCCCCGCGCTTCGTGATCGTCGACGACAGCGTCGCGCTGACCACGCTGTCCGAAGGCGCGGC is from Burkholderia sp. HI2500 and encodes:
- a CDS encoding biotin-independent malonate decarboxylase subunit beta, which translates into the protein MMNDAIHDTRDTPDTPAFVANAASWYEASARQRIDGLLDAGSFSEFLGPAERVTSPHLPLFDLPQQFDDGMVVGHGRLDGQPVFVAAQEGRFMGGAFGEVHGAKLTGLLRAARDTGKPVLILFDTGGVRLQEANAGELAIAEIMRALVEARTAGVPVIGLIGGRAGCYGGGGLLAACCSALAVSEQGRISVSGPEVIETNRGVEEFDAKDRALIWRTMGGKHRRLIGGADRYVADTPAAFRAAALALIGRAPKFDAAMLRAEQARLEARVERFGACKDALDVWRALRASAPEAIPGMPDDAFAALADQLQESPHDAR
- a CDS encoding phospholipase D-like domain-containing protein — protein: MAPAMRPAAFLLAALCCAASAHASQIPSDAASVGTYFSYDNAAADATVDLIGQAQRRVLLAGYTHVPPAVASALRAARARGVEVRVVLVRSPRAGRYSGAGYLKSSGIDVAIDSRHGDPAPRFVIVDDSVALTTLSEGAAAHAETVNVFQRAPELAQSYAQSFWRLYRQAGGL
- the mdcG gene encoding malonate decarboxylase holo-[acyl-carrier-protein] synthase encodes the protein MPHAELPLRRHTLVTLTAAGWGAAFARDPALAADPLVRAWAERGWPLIVRRASPDEADAGRVPLGLPLPPSAGKRRIALNAAADALATVGPLPALSDVLVAAPDAWRTALRELDALGVRYGVPGRVFGSLAWQALTGEPYLGTSSDLDIVFPLPDPASLAPLLDGLAAIDARAPMRIDGELLRDDGAGVNWRELHTRQREVAVKTAISVELMPADAFIGGMR
- the mdcB gene encoding triphosphoribosyl-dephospho-CoA synthase MdcB — encoded protein: MSAWAACRVPAPSEAERIAELAERSLVLEIETYPKPGLVSHVDTGSHTDMDAATFARSAAVLRPYFAELADAGARDADMAVLRKIGLRAEHAMLAATGGVNTHRGAIFGLGLLCAAAGRRAMPGTMPAGMTLGAIVSRRWGADILGGPRLPDSHGERASRRYGVGGARREAADGFTTVYAVGLPALRRAQRDLPGDPEAARVDACFALIAALDDTNLLHRGGQAGLEFARVTARAFVARGGVRARDWRLRAAAAHRAFVARRLSPGGAADLLAMSVFVDALEIDEGAR
- the mdcE gene encoding biotin-independent malonate decarboxylase subunit gamma, which gives rise to MTLDEVLSSLFPQGHSIARHGGLLTGHAELAGTRVDVIGVADRLPFGIDEALTLASHVLDTIARGDDTPILVLVDSDSQRMSKRDELLGLNEGLSHLAKCLMHADLAGHRTIGVLYGHTAAGAFIATALATRTLLAVPGAEPEVMDLPSMSRVTKLPIDVLKEMSRSTPVFAPGLDNLVKMGAVDAVLDPARSLDAQVVAWLGKPADRVDRRASRGRPVAADVARRVEALARAAR
- a CDS encoding acyltransferase domain-containing protein; the protein is MTLAILCSGQGAQRADMFDLTGAAPQAGALFAHAGRLLGDDPRAWVRQAGPDALRENRAAQILCTVQALAAAALLDAVWPRRRCVAGYSVGEVVSWSVAGMIEPGAALDLADARARAMDAASGGDERMVFVRGLTRAQLARLCDGRDAAIAIANPGDAFVVAGRQADVDAVADDASRAGALRVAPVCVRIASHTRRLAAAVPVFRASLAATDVRRPLPGTRLFSGIDGASVLDVGAGLDKLARQVAEPVEWAACLAACVEAGATAFLELGPGRALAEMAGGAYPALPARSLADFRSVDGVASWLSRVAAG